A region of the Deinococcus budaensis genome:
GCCGGGCGTAGGTGTCCAGGTAGGCGTCTTTTTTCACCCCGTCGTAGATCAGGCCCGGAGCCGTCCACTCGTCGTTGGTGTACCCGCCGCAGCCGATCCAGACTCGCATGAGGCCCAGCGTAGCGCGGCGGCCAGGGGCCAGCCAGCGCGGCTAAAGGCAGGCTCTACGCATGGTCGGGGAGGCGGTTGAGGTTTGCCCAGAAGGCCGTGATGGTATGCATCGCTCCCCGGAACTGCTTGAAGTCCAGCGGCTTGATCACGTAGGCGCTCGCCCCGTGCGCGTAGCAGTCCTGAATGTCGCGCTCCTCGCCGCTGGTGCTGAGCATCACGACCGGGATGGCGCGGGTGGCGGCCTCGCCCCGGATCGCGTCCAGTACGGCCAGCCCGTCCATCTGCGGCATCTTGAGGTCCAGCAAGATCAGGTCGGGGAGGGGGCGGCGCTCCTGCAAGGCGGCCAGCGCCTCGGGACCGCTGCCCGCCACCGTCACTTCGTGGTCGCCGCAGTCCTGAAAGGCGCTGAGGGCCAGCTCCACATCGTGTGGGTTGTCGTCCACCAGGAGAATTCGCCG
Encoded here:
- a CDS encoding response regulator; this translates as MRRRRILLVDDNPHDVELALSAFQDCGDHEVTVAGSGPEALAALQERRPLPDLILLDLKMPQMDGLAVLDAIRGEAATRAIPVVMLSTSGEERDIQDCYAHGASAYVIKPLDFKQFRGAMHTITAFWANLNRLPDHA